The following proteins are co-located in the Sphingomonas donggukensis genome:
- a CDS encoding FKBP-type peptidyl-prolyl cis-trans isomerase, which produces MSSVTAVPIPPVKRRYITYLVVGLVLAVVAAAALAMQAPVDPVAQFLARNARTSGVVTTPSGLQYRVLSKGQGAAPTDADVALINYVGKLTDGTIFDQSRQPTPMPVAGVVPGFSEAMKLMPKGSKYRLWIKPSLGYGDKAAGPIPANSVLEFDVEMLDYLPEAMVRQMQQQQQMQGAPGAVPPTGR; this is translated from the coding sequence ATGTCGTCGGTAACCGCCGTTCCGATTCCGCCCGTCAAGCGCCGCTATATCACCTATCTGGTCGTCGGGCTGGTGCTGGCGGTGGTCGCCGCCGCTGCGCTGGCGATGCAGGCGCCGGTCGATCCGGTCGCGCAGTTCCTGGCCAGGAACGCACGGACGTCGGGTGTGGTGACCACGCCGTCGGGCCTGCAATACCGCGTGCTGAGCAAGGGGCAGGGCGCGGCGCCGACCGACGCCGACGTCGCGCTGATCAACTACGTCGGCAAGCTGACCGACGGCACGATCTTCGACCAGAGCCGCCAGCCGACGCCGATGCCGGTCGCGGGTGTCGTCCCCGGCTTTTCAGAAGCGATGAAGCTGATGCCGAAGGGGTCCAAGTACCGCCTGTGGATCAAGCCGTCGCTCGGGTACGGCGACAAGGCGGCGGGACCGATCCCGGCGAACTCGGTGCTCGAATTCGACGTCGAGATGCTCGACTATCTGCCCGAGGCGATGGTCCGCCAGATGCAGCAGCAACAGCAGATGCAGGGCGCACCCGGCGCCGTCCCGCCGACCGGACGCTGA
- a CDS encoding MFS transporter: MMPDAKHPHRLRSIIGGSAGNLVEWYDWYAYSAFALIFAPHFFPKSDTTAQLLNTAGVFAVGFLMRPIGGWLMGIYADRKGRKAGLTLSVTLMCSGSLLIAVSPSYAQVGVLAPVLLVIARLMQGLSVGGEYGASATYLSEMAGKHHRGFYSSFQYVTLISGQLVALCVLLLLKAVMSDAALSAWGWRIPFLVGGVLAVVVFWIRRRIAETESFEKKAEGRSSFGALFREHPREAATVMLLTAGGTLAFYAYSIYLQKFLVNTSGFDVETATWINAAALFVFMALQPLAGALSDRIGRKPLMVAFGVSGVLLTYPIFATLESVRSPYTAFGLMLAALVAVTGYTSINAVVKAELFPAHIRALGVALPYAIANAIFGGTAEYVALWFKQAGWERGFYWYVTAMIAVSLATYLKMRDTKAHSRILED, encoded by the coding sequence ATGATGCCAGACGCCAAGCACCCCCACCGCCTGCGGTCGATCATCGGCGGGTCGGCGGGCAATCTGGTCGAATGGTATGACTGGTACGCCTATTCCGCGTTCGCGCTGATCTTCGCGCCGCATTTCTTTCCGAAGAGCGATACGACCGCCCAGCTGCTGAACACCGCGGGCGTCTTCGCGGTCGGCTTCCTGATGCGCCCGATCGGCGGGTGGCTGATGGGCATCTATGCCGATCGAAAAGGGCGGAAAGCCGGGCTGACGCTGTCGGTGACGCTGATGTGTTCGGGATCGCTGCTGATCGCGGTCAGCCCGAGCTATGCGCAGGTCGGCGTGCTGGCGCCCGTCCTGCTCGTGATCGCGCGGCTGATGCAGGGGCTGTCGGTGGGCGGCGAATATGGCGCGAGTGCCACCTATCTCTCAGAGATGGCGGGGAAGCACCACCGCGGCTTTTATTCCAGTTTCCAGTACGTCACGCTGATCTCGGGCCAGCTGGTCGCGCTGTGCGTTCTGCTGCTGCTGAAGGCGGTGATGAGCGATGCGGCGCTGTCCGCGTGGGGCTGGCGCATCCCGTTTCTGGTCGGCGGGGTGCTGGCGGTCGTCGTGTTCTGGATCCGGCGACGGATCGCGGAGACCGAAAGTTTCGAAAAGAAGGCGGAAGGCCGCTCAAGCTTCGGCGCGTTGTTCCGCGAGCATCCGCGCGAGGCGGCGACGGTCATGCTGCTGACCGCAGGCGGTACCCTCGCCTTCTATGCCTATTCGATTTACCTCCAGAAATTCCTGGTCAACACCAGCGGCTTCGACGTCGAGACCGCGACGTGGATCAACGCCGCCGCGCTGTTCGTGTTCATGGCTTTGCAGCCGCTCGCCGGTGCGCTCAGCGACCGGATCGGACGCAAGCCGCTGATGGTGGCGTTCGGGGTGTCGGGCGTGCTGCTGACCTATCCGATCTTCGCCACGCTGGAGAGCGTGCGCAGCCCCTATACCGCGTTCGGCCTGATGCTGGCGGCGCTGGTCGCGGTGACCGGCTACACCTCGATCAACGCGGTGGTGAAGGCTGAGCTGTTCCCCGCCCACATCCGCGCACTGGGCGTCGCGCTGCCCTATGCCATCGCCAATGCGATATTCGGCGGCACCGCCGAATATGTCGCCTTGTGGTTCAAGCAGGCCGGGTGGGAGCGCGGTTTCTACTGGTACGTCACCGCGATGATCGCGGTATCGCTGGCGACGTACCTGAAGATGCGCGACACCAAGGCGCACAGCCGGATATTGGAAGACTGA
- a CDS encoding 2-keto-4-pentenoate hydratase has protein sequence MSDTGFAAADDIARSFVEARRDGRGLAAYPGTAPRTLAESYRIQDAAIALDGDSVGGWKLGRIHPPLDDSLGANRLAGPIFARSIVTPGTDEAEMRVFADGFAAAEAEFLLRIGTAPDATRTDYTIAEVREMIDAVHAGIEIASSPYPSINADGPTVTASDFGNNNGLVVGEAIYGWRDTDLNLWPLELLINGAVIGTGKARDMLDGPFGAAAFLFNHAATRGLTLRAGQWISSGAVTGVHPVAVGDRVEARFDGKYPVRAEIAAY, from the coding sequence TTGAGCGATACGGGCTTTGCCGCGGCGGACGATATCGCGCGCAGCTTCGTCGAGGCGCGGCGCGACGGACGCGGCCTGGCCGCCTATCCGGGCACCGCGCCGCGGACGCTCGCGGAATCCTATCGTATCCAGGACGCCGCGATCGCGCTCGACGGCGACAGCGTCGGCGGGTGGAAGCTCGGGCGCATCCATCCCCCGCTCGACGACTCGCTCGGCGCCAATCGCCTGGCCGGGCCGATCTTCGCGCGCTCCATCGTCACGCCGGGCACGGACGAAGCGGAAATGCGCGTGTTCGCGGACGGCTTCGCCGCGGCGGAGGCGGAATTCCTGCTGCGCATCGGTACCGCGCCGGACGCCACGCGCACCGATTACACGATCGCGGAGGTCCGCGAGATGATCGACGCGGTGCATGCGGGGATCGAGATCGCGTCGTCGCCCTATCCGTCGATCAACGCCGACGGGCCGACCGTCACCGCATCCGATTTCGGCAACAACAACGGGCTGGTGGTGGGCGAAGCGATCTATGGCTGGCGCGATACCGACCTGAACCTCTGGCCGCTCGAACTGCTCATCAACGGAGCCGTCATCGGCACGGGCAAGGCGCGCGACATGCTCGACGGGCCGTTCGGGGCGGCGGCGTTCCTGTTCAACCATGCCGCCACCCGCGGGCTTACGCTGCGCGCCGGCCAGTGGATTTCGAGCGGTGCTGTGACCGGCGTCCACCCGGTCGCGGTCGGCGACCGCGTCGAGGCGCGGTTCGACGGAAAATATCCGGTCCGCGCCGAAATCGCGGCGTACTGA
- a CDS encoding nucleotidyltransferase family protein — translation MLRRRHKRPPIERFSPELRFVIACCRWPYDAAAVAALRQAAADIADWSRVIDVAKRHRVRGLLAAAVDAAELPLPERDAARLANAAHILRIEGLHLAGATIRLDRLFARHDIDRLFVKGAALAAIAYRHQGIKESIDVDVLVDAAAIGRIFAVLIEAGYRCAYPEGLSLEELAAWTAHAHEATWTEPATGRAIDLHWRLISSTSLLPSLGIASPRTDVALADGVGVATLARGPLAAYLCVHGAEHSWVRLKWLADLAALLGTMSAAEIEGLIEDALAGGARHCVVPALILVRDLLGMAVPASVDALTTRRDRILVALAHRAIRHREDGDPAASTFSHIPHGLAPMIYETAPRELGRRIAALATNPIDRARGRLPDGAAWLYPVLRVGQWALRKTGMLTARTPR, via the coding sequence ATGCTCCGGCGCCGCCACAAACGCCCGCCGATCGAGCGGTTCTCGCCCGAATTGCGTTTCGTCATCGCGTGTTGCCGGTGGCCGTATGACGCCGCCGCGGTCGCGGCCCTGAGGCAGGCGGCGGCTGACATCGCCGACTGGTCGCGCGTGATCGACGTCGCCAAGCGGCACCGGGTCCGCGGACTGCTGGCCGCCGCGGTCGATGCCGCGGAGCTGCCCCTGCCCGAGCGCGATGCCGCACGGCTGGCGAACGCCGCGCACATCCTGCGGATCGAGGGGCTGCACCTGGCCGGCGCCACGATCCGGCTCGACCGGCTGTTCGCGCGCCACGACATCGACCGGCTGTTCGTGAAGGGCGCGGCGCTGGCGGCAATCGCCTATCGGCACCAGGGCATCAAGGAATCGATCGACGTCGACGTCCTGGTCGATGCCGCCGCCATCGGGCGCATCTTCGCGGTCCTGATCGAGGCCGGCTATCGCTGCGCCTATCCGGAGGGGTTGTCCCTCGAAGAACTCGCCGCATGGACCGCCCACGCGCACGAGGCGACGTGGACAGAGCCTGCGACCGGCCGGGCAATCGACCTGCACTGGCGCCTGATTTCCAGCACCAGCTTGCTGCCGAGCCTCGGCATCGCGTCGCCGCGGACCGACGTGGCGCTGGCCGATGGCGTCGGCGTCGCGACGCTCGCCCGCGGGCCGCTCGCCGCCTATCTGTGCGTCCACGGCGCCGAACACAGCTGGGTACGGCTGAAATGGCTCGCCGACCTGGCCGCGTTGCTCGGCACGATGTCCGCCGCGGAGATCGAAGGGCTGATCGAGGACGCGCTGGCCGGCGGCGCGCGGCACTGCGTGGTCCCTGCGCTGATCCTGGTGCGCGACCTGCTCGGCATGGCGGTGCCGGCGTCCGTGGACGCGTTGACGACGCGGCGCGACCGCATCCTGGTCGCGCTGGCCCACCGCGCGATTCGGCACCGCGAGGATGGCGACCCGGCGGCATCGACCTTCAGCCACATACCCCACGGGCTGGCCCCGATGATCTACGAAACCGCGCCGCGCGAACTGGGGCGGCGCATCGCCGCGCTCGCGACCAATCCGATCGACCGGGCGCGCGGGCGCCTGCCCGATGGTGCCGCGTGGCTCTACCCGGTCCTGCGCGTCGGCCAATGGGCGCTGCGCAAGACCGGTATGCTGACCGCCCGGACCCCGCGCTGA
- a CDS encoding MFS transporter: protein MATNAEAGIAAAGERVGRYRWVVVAMLFAATAINYIDRQMIGVLKPTLQGEFGWTETDFANIIFWFQVAYAIGYIGFGRVVDLLGARLGYTIAIVIWTISHMAHGLATSVTTFAMARFGLGVGESGNFPAGIKAVTDWFPQRERAYAIGLFNAGANVGAIITPLLVPFLVLMFDWRVAFYITGIFGVLWLVMWWALYRHPSEHKQVGAAELAWIQQDPADTSTPIPWRQLLGIRETWAYALGKFFIDPIWWFFLFWLPGYLFTRYNLDLKTFGLPLAAIYLISDGGSIAGGWLSSRLIKAGRNVNYARKLTMFVCACCVVPIFFAQDISNVWGAVLVIGLATAAHQAFSANLYTLPSDMFPRKAVGSVVGIGGTVGAIGGMGMALFTGYILDATNNNYSILFAIAGSAYFLALAAVHLLSPKLARVDRVED, encoded by the coding sequence ATGGCGACGAATGCTGAGGCGGGCATCGCCGCCGCGGGCGAGCGGGTCGGGCGCTATCGCTGGGTGGTGGTTGCGATGCTGTTCGCCGCTACCGCGATCAATTACATCGATCGCCAGATGATCGGCGTGCTGAAGCCAACGCTACAGGGCGAATTCGGCTGGACCGAAACCGATTTCGCCAACATCATCTTCTGGTTCCAGGTCGCCTATGCGATCGGCTATATCGGGTTCGGTCGGGTGGTCGACCTGCTCGGCGCGCGACTGGGCTATACGATCGCGATCGTCATCTGGACGATCAGCCACATGGCGCATGGCCTTGCGACGTCCGTGACCACGTTCGCGATGGCGCGCTTCGGTCTGGGCGTCGGCGAATCGGGCAATTTTCCCGCCGGCATCAAGGCGGTGACCGACTGGTTCCCGCAGCGCGAGCGCGCCTATGCGATCGGTCTGTTCAACGCGGGCGCCAACGTCGGCGCGATCATCACGCCGCTGCTGGTGCCGTTCCTGGTGCTGATGTTCGACTGGCGCGTCGCCTTCTACATCACCGGCATCTTCGGCGTGCTGTGGCTGGTGATGTGGTGGGCGCTGTATCGCCACCCGAGCGAGCACAAGCAAGTCGGCGCCGCCGAGCTCGCGTGGATTCAGCAGGATCCCGCCGACACCTCGACCCCGATCCCGTGGCGCCAGCTGCTCGGCATCCGCGAAACCTGGGCCTATGCGCTCGGCAAGTTCTTCATCGATCCGATCTGGTGGTTCTTCCTGTTCTGGCTGCCGGGGTATCTGTTCACCCGCTACAACCTCGACCTGAAGACGTTTGGGCTGCCCTTGGCGGCGATCTATCTGATCTCGGACGGCGGATCGATCGCGGGCGGATGGCTGTCGTCGCGGCTCATCAAGGCGGGCAGGAACGTCAACTATGCGCGCAAGCTGACGATGTTCGTCTGCGCATGTTGTGTGGTGCCGATCTTCTTCGCGCAGGATATTTCGAACGTGTGGGGGGCTGTGCTCGTCATCGGCCTGGCGACCGCGGCGCATCAGGCGTTCTCGGCCAACCTCTACACGCTGCCGTCGGACATGTTTCCACGGAAAGCGGTGGGGTCGGTGGTCGGCATCGGCGGCACCGTCGGCGCGATCGGCGGCATGGGGATGGCGCTGTTCACGGGCTACATCCTGGACGCCACCAACAACAATTATTCGATCCTGTTCGCGATCGCCGGCAGCGCCTATTTCCTGGCGCTCGCCGCGGTCCACCTGCTCAGCCCGAAGCTGGCGCGGGTGGATCGGGTGGAGGATTAG
- a CDS encoding oxygenase MpaB family protein: MLGGGIIDTLGAPLRRRILREVRATISGAADGSARIALSDDAYFAPDTVIRRVHGDVTSMMVGGIAALLLQMLHPAVLAGVWDHSNFREDMLGRLHRTARFIATTTYAHRDDADDVLAHVRAIHDRVSGVLPDGTPYDANDPRLLAWVHVCEAVSFVDAWKRYGRTPLSAAEEDSYFDQFALIAAKLGADLIPRTRAEADALIADIRPELLSDHRTREVAALVVRPRAASLAAVPVQALTIQAAIDLLPPWARALHGFGGAGVGAPLVRAGTSGIARTLRWAFA; this comes from the coding sequence GTGCTGGGCGGGGGCATCATCGATACGCTCGGCGCGCCACTGCGCCGTCGGATTTTGCGCGAGGTCCGCGCGACGATCAGCGGGGCGGCCGACGGCAGCGCCCGCATCGCGCTCAGCGACGACGCCTATTTCGCGCCCGACACCGTCATCCGCCGCGTCCACGGCGACGTGACCTCGATGATGGTCGGCGGTATCGCCGCGCTGTTGCTCCAGATGCTGCACCCGGCGGTGCTGGCGGGTGTGTGGGATCATTCGAATTTCCGCGAGGACATGCTCGGGCGGCTCCACCGCACCGCGCGCTTCATCGCGACGACGACCTATGCCCACCGCGACGATGCGGACGATGTGCTGGCGCACGTCCGCGCGATCCATGACCGGGTGTCCGGGGTGCTGCCGGATGGAACGCCCTACGACGCGAACGATCCGCGGCTGCTCGCCTGGGTGCATGTGTGCGAGGCGGTGAGCTTCGTCGATGCCTGGAAACGCTACGGCCGCACGCCGCTGTCGGCAGCGGAGGAGGATTCCTATTTCGACCAGTTCGCGCTGATCGCGGCGAAGCTCGGCGCCGACCTCATCCCCCGCACCCGCGCCGAGGCCGATGCGTTGATCGCCGACATCCGCCCCGAACTGCTGAGCGACCACCGCACCCGCGAAGTCGCCGCCCTCGTCGTCCGCCCCCGCGCGGCATCACTCGCCGCGGTGCCGGTGCAGGCGCTGACCATCCAGGCCGCAATCGACCTGTTGCCGCCGTGGGCGCGCGCGCTGCACGGGTTTGGCGGGGCGGGTGTGGGGGCACCGCTGGTGCGGGCGGGCACGAGCGGCATCGCAAGGACGCTGCGGTGGGCGTTTGCTTGA
- a CDS encoding DUF2474 family protein yields MVQDAGTGTAWTRFGWFVAIWAMSVAALGAVAMVLRWWIA; encoded by the coding sequence ATGGTTCAGGACGCGGGAACGGGCACGGCGTGGACGCGGTTCGGGTGGTTCGTCGCGATCTGGGCGATGAGCGTCGCGGCGCTCGGGGCGGTGGCGATGGTGCTGCGCTGGTGGATCGCCTGA
- a CDS encoding FKBP-type peptidyl-prolyl cis-trans isomerase, which produces MTHTVPAAKPVAPAARPSRKAFWIGVVVGALLMGVVLTAVSLFRPGGSGAATAFLVKNRYAEGVVQTASGLQYKVLTPGKGAKPTDADVALITYVGKLTDGTTFDQSQQPTPLPVTGVVPGFSEALKLMPKGAKYRVWIKPELGYGDKASGPIPAGSVLVFDIDLIDFLPESVVRQLQAQAAGAPQAPQAQPKR; this is translated from the coding sequence ATGACCCATACGGTTCCGGCGGCGAAGCCCGTCGCCCCTGCCGCCAGGCCCAGCCGCAAGGCGTTCTGGATCGGCGTCGTCGTCGGCGCCTTGCTAATGGGCGTGGTGCTGACCGCGGTGTCGCTGTTCCGTCCCGGCGGGTCGGGTGCGGCGACTGCATTCCTGGTCAAGAATCGCTATGCCGAGGGCGTCGTCCAGACCGCTTCGGGCCTGCAGTACAAGGTGCTGACGCCGGGCAAGGGCGCGAAGCCGACCGACGCCGACGTCGCGCTGATCACCTATGTCGGCAAGCTGACCGACGGCACGACCTTCGACCAGAGCCAGCAGCCCACGCCGCTGCCGGTGACCGGCGTCGTGCCCGGCTTTTCGGAAGCGCTGAAGCTGATGCCGAAGGGCGCGAAGTACCGCGTCTGGATCAAGCCCGAACTCGGTTACGGCGACAAGGCGTCGGGGCCGATCCCGGCGGGCTCGGTACTGGTGTTCGATATCGACCTGATCGATTTCCTGCCCGAATCGGTCGTCCGCCAGCTCCAGGCGCAGG
- a CDS encoding LacI family DNA-binding transcriptional regulator, producing the protein MKSEGKSTINDVARIAGVSKKTVSRVINRSPLLNGETRAKVEAVIEELGYVPNPQARALALRRNFLIGLIHDNPNAQMVLGVQTGILEAIRGTEFALVVHPVDRGSPTMLDDIRSFLDRQRLYGVMLLPPISENDALAQVCREAGARYVRMGSARLDDDIHMVASNDREAVAAATRHLIEQGHSRIGLVAGPHGFRSAAERRAGFEQAMTEAGLKVPRSLVADGTYRFESGIAAGDRLLDVTPRPSAIVCSNDEMAAGVMHAARQRGLTIPDDLSIVGFDDTAIASHIWPPLTTVRWPIIPMARAAAAKLLAGAVEGEDDAEEPSMFLSTLIRRGSVAAVKG; encoded by the coding sequence ATGAAAAGCGAGGGGAAATCGACGATCAACGACGTCGCGCGGATCGCGGGGGTGTCGAAGAAGACGGTCAGCCGCGTCATCAACCGCTCGCCCCTGCTGAACGGAGAGACGCGCGCCAAGGTCGAGGCAGTGATCGAGGAACTGGGCTATGTCCCCAATCCGCAGGCCCGGGCGCTGGCGCTGCGCCGCAATTTCCTGATCGGGCTGATCCACGACAATCCCAATGCGCAGATGGTTCTGGGTGTGCAGACCGGCATCCTCGAGGCGATTCGCGGCACCGAATTCGCGCTGGTCGTCCATCCGGTCGATCGCGGATCGCCGACCATGCTGGACGACATCCGCAGCTTCCTCGATCGCCAGCGGCTGTACGGCGTGATGCTGCTGCCACCGATCAGCGAGAACGACGCGCTGGCGCAGGTGTGTCGGGAGGCCGGCGCCCGCTACGTCCGCATGGGCTCGGCGCGGCTCGACGACGACATCCACATGGTCGCGTCCAACGACCGCGAAGCGGTGGCGGCGGCGACCCGCCACCTGATCGAACAGGGCCACAGCCGCATCGGCCTGGTCGCCGGGCCGCACGGCTTCCGCTCGGCGGCCGAGCGCCGCGCCGGGTTCGAACAGGCGATGACCGAGGCGGGACTGAAGGTGCCGCGCAGCCTGGTCGCAGACGGCACCTACCGCTTCGAAAGCGGCATCGCGGCGGGCGACCGCCTGCTCGACGTGACGCCGCGCCCGAGCGCGATCGTGTGCTCGAACGACGAGATGGCCGCCGGCGTCATGCACGCCGCCCGCCAGCGCGGGCTGACGATTCCCGACGACCTGTCGATCGTCGGCTTCGACGACACCGCGATCGCCAGCCACATCTGGCCCCCGCTGACGACGGTGCGCTGGCCGATCATCCCGATGGCCCGCGCCGCGGCGGCGAAACTGCTGGCCGGCGCGGTCGAGGGCGAGGACGATGCCGAGGAGCCGTCGATGTTCCTGTCAACACTGATCCGGCGAGGGAGCGTGGCGGCGGTGAAGGGTTAG
- the rpsU gene encoding 30S ribosomal protein S21 produces MQIIVRDNNVDQALRALKKKLQREGVYREMKLRRHYEKPSEKRARERAAAVRRARKLERKRMERDGAK; encoded by the coding sequence ATGCAGATCATCGTTCGCGACAACAACGTCGACCAGGCTCTCCGCGCGCTCAAGAAGAAGCTGCAGCGCGAGGGCGTGTACCGCGAGATGAAGCTGCGCCGTCATTACGAGAAGCCCAGCGAGAAGCGCGCCCGCGAGCGTGCTGCTGCGGTCCGTCGTGCGCGCAAGCTGGAGCGCAAGCGCATGGAGCGTGACGGCGCCAAGTAA
- a CDS encoding DUF7336 domain-containing protein: MYLLHHVREDDEYREDAKLIGVYRSRATAEQAITRLAIQPGFCDYPQGFEIGEMPLDRDHWEEGFVRMIGVLMPLHNAGADVWRPVEAEVLPLERFKIIGPMPNDEVWRYAPGSIVRCEVQRREHGETLVAVARA; encoded by the coding sequence GTGTATCTTCTGCACCACGTCCGTGAAGACGATGAATACCGTGAAGATGCCAAACTTATCGGCGTTTATCGCAGCAGAGCAACCGCAGAGCAGGCGATCACACGCCTCGCGATCCAGCCGGGTTTTTGCGACTATCCGCAAGGTTTCGAGATTGGCGAAATGCCGCTGGATCGGGACCATTGGGAAGAGGGCTTCGTTAGAATGATCGGCGTACTCATGCCGCTCCATAACGCAGGGGCGGACGTGTGGCGCCCAGTCGAAGCGGAAGTGCTTCCCCTCGAACGATTTAAGATAATTGGGCCGATGCCAAACGACGAAGTCTGGCGATATGCGCCCGGATCAATCGTCCGCTGCGAGGTTCAAAGACGCGAACATGGCGAGACATTGGTCGCGGTTGCTCGCGCCTAG